GAGAAATTGCGCTATATATGAACGATCTCCTCCAAATGTAATGTATATAtcaatttctttgttttggttgttaAACAATCTAGACAATAGCGCCATCAGAGATGTAAAGGCCAGCGGCATTCTGGAGATGCCAAGGAGACCCACATTTGCGTGTTCCAAGGATTACACAAGATGAAACCTGAaccacttgtggtttgttccGTTTGGGAAGCGGTCAAACCTTTGGGGCCATCAAAGTACACAATGACTCCAGGGCAAGGACGTCAGGGttaacattttgtttctcGCCCGATAAAACAAGCAGCGTGACATGGCCCTCGGCGGGAACGCTCGGCGAGAGAGAGCGGTTTCCCGTCAGATGAGCATTAGTGGAAATGGGGAAGCATTAttcagggaggaggaggacacagctaactcagcagcagcagcagcagtgagcCCAGGCTTGGCTCGGAAGAGGATTAAAGCAGGGTGACTGCGGACCAATGAGCGCTCGAGTGCACGCACCAGTGTGCAATATGAGAGCTTGTTATTCGACGATTATTCTTTAAAGTCGTGATCGTGGCAATCTCAGATTCAATTGCAGATATCCGCTTCATATTGACTTGGATGACCACTTTAAAGcagggagagggagggagggggttaCTTAATTCAGAGCCATACTAAATGTATTTGTatggtgaaaagaaaacaaatgagctCTGTTAGAAGACAAGCAGTAGAGAAAACGGATGGGTGGATTTATTATTTCCTTTTGCCATTATGAGCTTTTTAAACAGTTGTACTGCATGAGAATTACATAAGTGAGGTGGAGCCGGGGACCCCACGTAACTCACGGGCTAGGCTACCTCTTTCAGGTCTTTAACGTAAGCAAAGAAGCCGTCACAGAGATAACTATTTTTTTCGATGAACGCATACGGTCACGAGACTTGGAAGCCAACGTTCCTAAACAGCGCCGAGTTggaacacaaaacaatggaGGAGAAGTAAGCTAGCTGAGAACGAACGCTCGTTGGACAGCGACCAGAGCAGaccagaccaaaaaaaaccgggccccccttccaaaaaacaacaacaaccataAACCCCGCAATGAATGAAGCAAGAAAACACTCCACACTTAGCAACAtaaggtttttttcccccctcacctTTCGCTAACGAGCACCACGTCGGCATCACTCCAATTCTTGAACACTCGAGGCAGGATCTTCCTGAAGGCGAAGAACAAGCCGGGGAAAACTACGGCGCCACAAGCTAGCACTTGCAACATCTTGACCCTTTTTTATATTGATTCGGGATTTTTGGgggattgtgtgtttgttttggggtcGTCgctttagaaaataaaaatcccgACTCGACTAAACCCTTCTGCTTTTCGACGACGCTTCACATGACACGCTGATGCATTCCGTCGTCTGGCCCGAgctggtggtgctggtggCGAGTTTTTAGTCCACCACCATCCGGGACGAGGTTCTCCTACTTGCttcgcagcagcagcagcaccgcTACTGTGAAGTTAACGGGCGGAAGTACATCACGCTTCCTCCCGGGGTTTCAGAATAATAGTACGGTACATTTCCGGTGAGGTGATTTGGCATTTTGACAAATGGCCACTCGATGGCGCCAAAGTACAGAAAGCACAAAGGCAACTTTGAAGTCATAACTTATTTCTAGTAATTTCTAGGGCAGTTTAACAAGAACTGCAACTGATAcacaaaacattacaaaataaaatgtaataataaaaaaaaaaaatgtgcaagtgTGTTCAGCTTTTACATCTGCCAAAGGTGGCTACTTAATTAATGAGTCAAAATATTCAGGTTTATAGATTATAGATTCCATGAtgattttaattgctttttgtttttgtgtgttcatttaagaGTGCAGTGAGACATTCAATTGTATTCATCtcaattaaaaatggaataaGCAAAGTGGCCTTATTAAATAATAGAAACCAAAAATATACAACTATCAACTAGGCACAAATttcacattcatattatataaatgacatttaaaaaataacaaaacacaaccaagtataaatatgaaaaagtACTGGAAATTTTAAACATGACTACCTGATgtacaaaaattaaattgtgGTTAAAAATTGAGTAACCACCAGGCAAGTAATATGTTGTACAGTTTTTATGATAGCAACTTCTTCCTCAGTAAACTTAGATACCGCAGtaaatttatttctttattgctTTCTTATTGCCTTTCATCACTTGTTAGATGAACAGGGCTAAAGTGAATCTTGTTCATTTTGTGTCCGATTATTTTTGATACAGCTCTTCCAttagatcagtggtccccaaccttttttgcgccacggaccggttacatgtcagaaatattttcgcggaccggcatttatataaataaataatacatttatataaataaataaataatacatttataataaatatataaatacgattaaataaaatgatacgactgacataaaaacaagtacaaatgacaaaaataaaactcaccattacgttgaattagtgggagcactgtttgtttctcagaaacgagccggtcccatctagacgtaatcggagacaatgacacccgaagtgattaaggtttgtcttttattgcaggatgcttggtctccatgtgttgaagcagttttgaatgcttcattgcctggttagttagcctgtcgccacatattagctttgcgggctcgactggggaaacatgtcacgtgaccgggacgagtgtcttcacctgaattaattgatcgtcgataaaaaaaaaaaaaaaattctgtgcggcttggcggcccggtaccaagtgacccacggaccggtaccggtccgcggcccggtggttggggaccactgcattAGATCGATCGGTCTACTCAATGAAGTGTCCGCTAAACGTGTCCCATCagtttcattttcaacaaacCAACATTTTTATGGTTTATGGGGAAAGAGGTCCATCCTCCATCAACTTGAGCTTACCAATGTGTTTATCAGTACTACTGGAAAACGAAGCTCTGTCTGCTTTATCTGTGACCACCTTGTAAAGCAAATAAGTTCTTAAATGACTCaagttcacatttttttactttattatttttacttcaaTGGTGGCATAGATTTTCATTTAGATTCTCACAAATCACATGAGAtatctttacaaaaaaattacataaataaatacaattcagATGAgatgatacagcaaaatggtTTCCATttacttctttttaaaaaaaataacttaaaaGTTATCTTGCGCCAACATACAGCACCAATGAGGAAGccataaaaatccaaatattgCACTTGTGTTGGGCAATGTatttgcattgtgtgtgtgtgtggggggggctgGGTAACATGATGACGGTTCAAGAAGGGGAGCGTCCTGGATAGTGGCTATTGATAAAAAGAGCCTCGCAAAGTGGCAACCACGGTCATCCTGGTGTCAAAACCAAGAATCTCAGGTGAGCTAACCTTCCATTGGGGATGCTTTAGGGTTCTGGGTTTTGCCAGAACCCACATGGCTTCTACATTGGAAgggttttgtcattttgatgaCTGCAACTGTAACTAATATCGTTGAGTAGCAGAAGAAATTTCGGATAGACTAAAAGATTCGGGTTTAATTTTCCACAGCAGGTTGTAAATATCTCAGAATTACCTGGCGAGTGATTGTTTGTGGTTTATTATACCAACTTGCATGGTAAAGAGATTTTTCTGGTGTCGTTTCTTCTACTGCAGAATTTTTCTTCTAGACTTCTCCTTGGTTTTCTTTCCCCCAAGACTCTGAACAGGATGAAATTGGATCTCCTCACCCTGACCTTATGCCTCCTCTGTACAGGTAcgataatacaaaaatatttctttagaAATCTTAAGAAAATTGACCAATCTTTACATTCAAGAGTGTTAAAACTGACCTCCATTTCAAGGAAAGGTCAAAAGCAAAGTTTGGTAGCATTTCCTCAAGCCAAATCATAAAAATGCCAAAGCTTATTATGTTATAAATATCAAGATTGTTTTGTCAAAAAAGGGTTTGTCCTTTTCAAGAATTCAATAATAGTCACATATTAAGCCGTGCGTAGGATCGATGCCTCACTCACATATTTTCTATGAGCGGGCTATACTGGACTTGGCCTTGCAAACACACGGTACTGACATGAGTGGCGTCCCACAGGAGTCATGCATGAGTACTCCCACTATTTCTCCAAACATATGAAAGTAATGAATAATTGCTATGAGCTGTGCTCttagcggaaaaaaaaaaaattcacaactgCTCCACAAATTTGCGTCAACAGCCATGCTGTGCAGAGGGCAGGAGGCCACGCCCACACCTGCTCCTGGAACGAAACCAACTACACCCAGTCCAGGTCCAACTACACCTCTTCCAGGATCTAGCACGCCTGCTCCGGGCTCGACAACACCAAGTCCAGATCCAGGATCTAGCACGACTCCATCAACGGCCGGACCTACGCCACCAAAAGAGACTAGCCCCGCCACTGAGGGTAAAGGGCCGGAGGGATCCGAGGGGCTCTCAGACGGCGCCATCGCGGGCATCACAGTCGGTTCTATTGCCGGTGTGGCTGCTATTGGTGAGTCCAGTTTGAACTGAAATGCTTTCTTTGCTTCCTCAAGGACACGTGAGCGAGCTAAGGGATTTCCAGATTTCTGAAAAAATTTAGATTGATAAGAGAAGTGCATctggaagtaaaaaaaaaaaagaaaaaagaaaaaaaaagccatattAAATAGGTCAATACTTATTAGCAGACTATGATAATAAATGTTCTTCTTTCAGGCGGTGGTATCTTTGGAGTCCTCAAGTATACTGGGAGAGTGTGAGAAGTTAAGCCTGCTGCATCACTTCTTATTTTCTATTAATTATTTGCTaatgagagaaaaaattgaATTCCATTTATACAGGATGTGTTCAGGACATTTATTTGCACTTGTACATTTGAATTAAAAGGGCTACTTGTGCACgactgtgtttttaaaaaaaaaaaaaattccttaaACTCGTGTTTGCCTCATATTATTAAGCATGACATTTTGGCTACCATCACAAATTCGAGTTAGCAGGCTAAAGTCCAGCTGTACATATTATAAAAAATTTCCTATAAAGAATAGAACACAGATATTGAAACCTTATTAAAATCCGTAAGTGCAATATAAGACCATTAGATGAGGTGAGCCTTCGTCACTCGTGTTGGTTGGGGTGGAGATGGACTTTACCCTACATCAAAAAGCTCTTTTGGAGTTTATGGTCACTAAGGCCATTAGACCGTGTGTCAACACAGTTGCACTTAAGTCAAATCCATGTGTAttacgttttattttttttaaatgcccaaaaatatttttcaaaaatacaagCATATGCATTTTGGGGAGTCATATTCATTTTCAGCAATAAAAAGCAAAGGCAGGTAAGTTCTCAATGGCTTTTAAttgttaataaaaacaaacatgcacacacgcacgcattgAGCACCATTTTTTCCTTGTTGCGCTGCGTTTGGTGTTGTACGTTAATCGCGctgtacaaaaataaagcatCATCTCTCCTTGGTGATGAGCTTTACAAAGTACTGTCAAGTTACCTTACCTCTCGtctttgacaaaataaataaaaacacggcAGTCAAGTTTGACAGCTTTTTGTGTCTCCAAATGTCCGTGTTTAGAgtgcatagaaaaaaaaaaaaacctcctcaATCATGGTTCATGGATTCCAGTTCATCCCATGACCCGTCTGTCACAGTCTGAGCCACAAGGTGGCGCTCTCCTCCAGCAGTGAACCATTTATGtcgcttgtttgtttgttttttgtaactGGGGCCATCTACAGGTGAAACGTCTGGTTTTTGGCAACTTCGTAGAAGAGGATGTAGGCATTGCTGCTGCGCACCTGGCTGGAGGACATGTGGCTCACCCTACACAcacgggggggaaaaaaaagacctctGTGGTTAAAACGCCACAATTTTGATAAGATTGCCTAAACAAGCTAAGCGGGACTTTATGAGAATTCAAGGGTGATTAGTTTAATGCCTAATTTAATAGAAAATGGACAATAAGCGCAAAGGTTGATTAATTAATCTCTATACCCCAGCTCAATATCTTATGTCCGTAACCCTAATTTTATTGCATGTTTGTTCAGTGataaaatgttgacatgaAATTCGTTAGATGCCAGTGCACCTCAGATCTCCACCGCTAGATGGCGGTACACACCAGCCCACTGATAATTGACCCGACCAAAGTTCCGTAGCAAAGTAAAGAAGGACAAAAAATTAGGTACAGTCAGGTTTGGTGCCTGCGTTTATGGTCTTTGCAATTAAGGTGGAGAGCAAATATATctcttatttaaaatataatgtgTGTACTTTTGTGCGGTGATTTGTGAGATTAAACTTGTCGATTCATCGCTTTTGCTTTCAATTCTGTAATTTGTGATAATAATGTAAGTCTAACAAGACACATTGAGAATAGAAAACGTATCCGGGTTTTCTTCCGTGATTTTTCTTacttttatataaaaaaatacattgatgTCTGTTTTTATAGGAAACTGACCTGCAGTCATTGAAGCCGTACCATTCGCCAACAATGGCATTTTTGCAGTAAGATGTGTAATGGCCGCCCAGCGTGTTCCCCCAGTGGTTGGACACGGCGTAGAGGTTATACATGGCGCGGTCTGCAGGGGAagacaaacaatcaaaaaCGAGCAAAGTAGCCAGAAGGTTCTCTAGGAGGCCGCGGTACGTACCGCTGCCGTCGGACGCAAACTCCCTGAGGTCCAGCTCTTTGAGGGGAAAGTTGACGTACGTGGACAGCTTACTGGCTCGGACGTTGGAGTCAGAGAAACGCTTGAGGTCTGAAGATGGGGGTGTGAGTCAAGGAGGTCATGCCGGTGTATGAAGTTACTGATTAAgataggtgttttttttttttttaaggatacGAAGCACAAGTATCTGAGGGAACTTCTGAATACTGAATCGTTTGGTGCATTTCTGCCTGCTTTTGCATCCGTTGCAAGTCTgcgtgggaggaaaaaaaagaaatgagggCCCGAACATTCTCTCGAACCACAAAAATAAGGCGTCAAGATCTTACCGGCCTCTCGTCGCCGTCCAACACGTCCTCCTTGGTGAAGAGTCTCAGGCAATCTTTCAGAGTCACCTCGCCGGAGGTCATCTGCATGTGGACGCAACACAGGTGAGACAGCCGCGAATTTATCCACGTGGGAAAATGTTTGTGCGGTTCTGACCGATGCGATGGGAATGGAAAGGTCCCAGAAGGGCTCGAAGACGTCGGAGCGGAAGCCGCATACGGTGCAGGTCAGGGAGCTTTTCAGCTGTCCGACAAACAGATCTACAACATACAACAGTAATCAATTTAGTAACGATAGCATCCCCAGGATGCTAATTGCCAGGCTAATGCTAAACCAAGCCTTACCCACAACTTTGCTATCCTCCCGCTCCAAATACATGCTCCACATTCGTTTGGCTTTGTCCTCGTCACTGGGAAAAGAATATTTAAAAGTCAACTTTGAAGAGTTTTACCTGTTTGAGCAAAACACGTCTTGCTATCtgactgagaaaaaaattagGCAGAAAAATGCTGAGgtcgttttaaaaaataggtTGACACGATGTTCAAGAAAGCGATCGTAAAATTTCGTTTTGGTTTTATGGTCATTGAGTGACTTATTGGGAGCAGAGGTGACCCACGTTCAGACTTACGAGAGGTGGTCAAAGTCCTCGACGGACGCACCGGGGCACTCCGTCACTCGGTTCACCTCGTTGTGGAGGGCGTCCAGTAGGAAACGCAGAAACTCCTGGGCGTCTTGCTGACTGCAGAAGACAGACGACAGGTGGAGGTCAGCGAGTTGACTCcaaaagggaaagaaaaaaaaaaagttgtggcAAGAACTGCACTTACTTGCAACCTGCAAATTTGGGAGCGCAAATCTGAACCTGGCTCCGGAAATCGGAGGGGATGAAAGTCTCATTGTTGACTGACGTCCACAAGCTCTGAATCAGCTTGGCGAACTCTAAGAAGGAACAAAAATGGTTGACAAAAGCAATATTTGCCTTCAACGACTAACAAAAACACCTTCAATGGTTTCTATCAAAGGTCATCTAATCTCTTGTAAGTTAATGCAAACACAAGAACAAAACCTACATTTGACCTACTGTACTTGGGCGTCATAAAATGCGTCAGCGCCCTTATGCAACCAATGCCTCATATGCTTGCTTGTCAGGCTGCATGATAAGAGCCAAGTACCGCAGAAAATGTATCGTCTTGCACAGGAAACAAGAGCCTACTTAGGTAACATTCAATGATAATGTTGGGATGTTTTCTTATGATACTCGAGGGTGAATGACAGTGGGCCTAGATATGATCTCTGTGGAACTCCATGACTGTAGGACAGTGGAAATGCAATAAAACGCTGGGAGCTTTTCTAATGATAGGATAAGAATGAATAACATGGCACCTATCTGGAATTCCTGAATATCTCACAAAATGTCCAGAAACCAACATGGGCATGTTACCTTCGACAAGGGCTGAATTGGTGCTGTCGTTCAGGTCTGTTCGATGGACCTCCCTCAGGCAGTAGTCCCTCAACTCTGGAGTGTTACTCAAACACTGGAGGATGGAGTTCATAAAACActacaaatacacacagagaaaaacaaatatgagaTAAATTGAACTTGTGTGGAAGGTTGTGTGTGTAGTGAGAGGCATTCAGGGACACTTACCGTGTTTCCCAGGTTCTTCAGTCCCACCAGGCCTTGTGGACTCTGCTTCTGCTCACAGAGAAAGAGTTTAGGTTATTTTCTGTGGATTGGATTGTAAGATTCTGGGAATTTTCAAAGTTGTTCACTTCTACTGGGAATTATTGAGAAGTTATGGGAATACAGCAGGAATTTACTAAATTGAAGGTtcaacacatatacagtaaaagcccAGTCCAATCATTCATCCAGCGTGACCACAAGCCAGAGGGCAATGTAGTTGGTCACGCATTCTGCAGGCGGCCGATTTCCACATGCTTGGTTAAAGCGTCTCGGTACACGCTGATCCGTCGCCAGGACGACCGTGACATCACCAAAAACACGGGACGCGGGTTCAGCCAGGAACATGACGCGGTGTCAAATTGCATCAGGATCCGAATTCATCAACTTACTATAAGCCACAGAAGCTGCTTACTTTTCTGTTTCACTTGTTGTTATACAGTTGGAAAGCAGGgcttctattattattattattattaattattattattattatcgcAGCTGATAAGATTAGCCTGCCCTTCGTATCGAGAGTTATCGGGTCTTGTTATGAATTGTTGTTTTCTAGCGTGTTACGTAGTTAAGATACAGGACGGACCGACCACTTCAGATTACAAAAGGTCTCTTGTTTTGTCAATCAATCTAAAAGGTCAAAACAAGAGATAAAAATGATACGAGAACAGAAAAGgtgcaaaaaaatgagttttgtgcgtgtgcatcataatcatcatcatcatcatcataataataataataataataataaatgcacGCTTCCGAGAGTAATGCTAACAAATTGTAGATATCATTCAGAAGTGCTCACCTTGGCTTGGTTGATGATGAGACCCATGAAGGTGGACATCAGCTTAGAACGAGACAAGGACGGAGCCCTACGTCGCACGTTGGATTTCGCCGCCGATAGAGCGACAGCCGGCTTCTCCGGTGCCGTCACCGTATACGAGTATCTTGGGGATGGCATGGTGTGCAACgctccaaaacaaaataaaattgacaaaaacaaaaaagtccaatGGTTTTAAAGATGCGTACACGATGAAGGAGGGAGTCGTATGTGAGACGTTGCGAAGCTACCAAGCATATTAAAACATGGCCGAATAACGAGCGCCTCTGTCGGTTTTACTGTGGACTTGAACGCCTCTTCACCCTCCCCTCTTGGCTAGAGGGACGGCACAGTGCTGCCTTCAGGGATCGTAGGAAACAAGATTAAACAAtcgtagttttttttctcgtcctttttttgaaataagaaaaataaaaatgttctttcatttgtctaatttattacaaattactcataacaaaaaaagcatgcacggtgtgtccaaattttgtttcatttacaaCTGTAGCCACACTAAAAAGAAAGGTTACATAGCTCCAATGTTGTCcatcttctttcttttgcCATAATGTTTAAATCAAAAATATAACACAGCCACAaaccaatgaaaagaaatcaaatgttcGGATACGACAACTGCCTTTGACTCTATCTATATAAATCAGAGcaagtaataataaaattaacgACTCTTGCATAACAGTGTTTTGAGGAAGCCATAACAGCCCAGataacatttttgtcttttccctCAGCAGGTGAATGTTGGGAGTGATAGATTCGGAATCCATCTTAAATCTCCAAATCCGCCCGCTTTCCTTTTCAACTGTCTTTTGCAATCCTTGGTGAAATTTTAATTATGTATTTCAGACACTAGCTGagtttttttgtaatatttttccaACAAAAAGTGAATTAAAGTATGCAAAGCGAGAGGcattccaaacacacacaaagacacacacacgcacgacaATATTATGTAACCACGGATACATAAACGGCTCAACAATGACCAACAAAGGTCAGTTCTTCGGTGTGTTGGCATGATAACGTtttgagtgttttatttttattaacttGTAAGTGAGACAAGTGCAGCcctgtgtatatatacaccTAAATCAATAAGAATGTTtgtttcttgaaaaaaaaaaacctaacctTGCTATAGATTCAGTATcctcagggaaaaaaagtcaatggcTGGTCAACAGGCTAAGTCCACTTGAGTTATGTAAAAGGCTTTGTTGAGTTGGTGACATAACTCGATCGGTATGCTTGTTTTCTTACTGTTTGTATATGGACAAAAGAATTGGGACATACGTTTCAATCATCCGTTCAGGGCGCGTCTACACTTTCATTGCTGGATGAGTTTGGTGCAAAAGAAGAACGAGTCAACAAATGGGTGGAagtaatacattttcaagaatTAGGTCACATAGCTATGAGAATAGCTATGAGAATAAAGTCGTAATATTACAATAGGAAAGCAGCGTGTTACAAATTAGAGGGGATATGTTATTAGGATTAACTTGTAATATTATCATATGTAGTTTTAATGTTCCGGAAAAAATACTGAAAGTTGACACTGATAATTTTAAGATTGCATGTATGTGCTTGCTCATTAATTctcagtcaaaaaaaaagcgtgtaaccttacaaaatgaaaacacacaaccTCATGCGAGTCGGCAAAAAGGAAAGCAGACTAGACGTCGTCATACGCCATGTTTAGACAACACAGC
The sequence above is drawn from the Syngnathus acus chromosome 14, fSynAcu1.2, whole genome shotgun sequence genome and encodes:
- the LOC119133465 gene encoding classical arabinogalactan protein 4-like, producing the protein MKLDLLTLTLCLLCTAMLCRGQEATPTPAPGTKPTTPSPGPTTPLPGSSTPAPGSTTPSPDPGSSTTPSTAGPTPPKETSPATEGKGPEGSEGLSDGAIAGITVGSIAGVAAIGGGIFGVLKYTGRV
- the LOC119133461 gene encoding ubiquitin carboxyl-terminal hydrolase 2-like; this translates as MPSPRYSYTVTAPEKPAVALSAAKSNVRRRAPSLSRSKLMSTFMGLIINQAKKQSPQGLVGLKNLGNTCFMNSILQCLSNTPELRDYCLREVHRTDLNDSTNSALVEEFAKLIQSLWTSVNNETFIPSDFRSQVQICAPKFAGCNQQDAQEFLRFLLDALHNEVNRVTECPGASVEDFDHLSDEDKAKRMWSMYLEREDSKVVDLFVGQLKSSLTCTVCGFRSDVFEPFWDLSIPIASMTSGEVTLKDCLRLFTKEDVLDGDERPTCNGCKSRQKCTKRFSIQKFPQILVLHLKRFSDSNVRASKLSTYVNFPLKELDLREFASDGSDRAMYNLYAVSNHWGNTLGGHYTSYCKNAIVGEWYGFNDCRVSHMSSSQVRSSNAYILFYEVAKNQTFHL